Proteins from one Impatiens glandulifera chromosome 2, dImpGla2.1, whole genome shotgun sequence genomic window:
- the LOC124927895 gene encoding 2-oxoglutarate-Fe(II) type oxidoreductase hxnY-like isoform X1, whose translation MANTLQLPIIDLSSSDLPSTIDSIHQACVHFGFFYLINHGIQEDLLKSVFDESRKFFSLPLEEKMKLPRKEDRGYGPLYAEKLDPSTKGDSKETFHIGPIDDKSTVSHLNQWPSRELLPTWRSTMESYYAKVLTAGKRLLPLMALALNIDENYFEKIGASTLPSGFLRLLHYPGHLDGETFGASAHSDYGMITLLATDGIGGLQVCREKNKEPQIWEDVHHIHGAVIVNIGDMMERWTNCLFRSTLHRVMPTGQERFSVAFFLDPADDCIVECLESCCSESNPPRFPPIRSGDYLKEKFMMTYGS comes from the exons ATGGCGAACACTCTTCAGCTCCCAATAATCGACCTATCCTCTTCCGATCTTCCCTCCACCATTGACTCCATCCACCAG GCTTGTGTTCATTTTGGTTTCTTTTACCTCATAAATCACGGAATCCAGGAAGATTTGCTGAAGAGTGTGTTCGATGAGAGCAGAAAGTTCTTCTCGCTCCCTCTTGAAGAGAAAATGAAACTTCCTCGCAAGGAAGATCGAGGTTACGGTCCTCTCTATGCGGAGAAGTTGGATCCTTCTACGAaag GTGATTCAAAGGAGACTTTTCATATTGGTCCTATAGATGATAAGTCAACTGTTAGCCATCTAAATCAATGGCCATCACGAG AACTCCTACCAACTTGGAGATCAACTATGGAGTCCTACTATGCCAAGGTCTT GACTGCTGGAAAACGGTTGTTACCTCTGATGGCTCTTGCTTTGAACATAGATGAGAATTACTTTGAGAAAATAGGTGCCTCAACTTTGCCCTCGGGATTCCTCCGCCTCTTGCATTATCCAG GACATTTGGATGGAGAAACTTTTGGTGCCTCTGCTCATTCAGACTATGGAATGATCACACTCCTTGCAACAGATGGTATTGGTGGACTGCAg GTTTGCagagagaaaaataaggaaCCACAAATCTGGGAAGATGTGCATCATATTCATGG GGCAGTTATTGTTAACATTGGTGATATGATGGAGAGATGGACCAATTGTTTATTTAG GTCAACATTGCACAGAGTCATGCCAACAGGACAAGAACGCTTTTcg GTGGCATTCTTCCTTGATCCTGCTGATGATTGTATTGTTGAATGCTTGGAAAGTTGTTGTAGCGAGTCAAATCCTCCAAG ATTTCCTCCCATAAGGAGTGGTGACTATCTGAAAGAGAAGTTCATGATGACTTATGGCTCTTGA
- the LOC124927895 gene encoding 1-aminocyclopropane-1-carboxylate oxidase-like isoform X2, with protein sequence MANTLQLPIIDLSSSDLPSTIDSIHQACVHFGFFYLINHGIQEDLLKSVFDESRKFFSLPLEEKMKLPRKEDRGYGPLYAEKLDPSTKGDSKETFHIGPIDDKSTVSHLNQWPSRGHLDGETFGASAHSDYGMITLLATDGIGGLQVCREKNKEPQIWEDVHHIHGAVIVNIGDMMERWTNCLFRSTLHRVMPTGQERFSVAFFLDPADDCIVECLESCCSESNPPRFPPIRSGDYLKEKFMMTYGS encoded by the exons ATGGCGAACACTCTTCAGCTCCCAATAATCGACCTATCCTCTTCCGATCTTCCCTCCACCATTGACTCCATCCACCAG GCTTGTGTTCATTTTGGTTTCTTTTACCTCATAAATCACGGAATCCAGGAAGATTTGCTGAAGAGTGTGTTCGATGAGAGCAGAAAGTTCTTCTCGCTCCCTCTTGAAGAGAAAATGAAACTTCCTCGCAAGGAAGATCGAGGTTACGGTCCTCTCTATGCGGAGAAGTTGGATCCTTCTACGAaag GTGATTCAAAGGAGACTTTTCATATTGGTCCTATAGATGATAAGTCAACTGTTAGCCATCTAAATCAATGGCCATCACGAG GACATTTGGATGGAGAAACTTTTGGTGCCTCTGCTCATTCAGACTATGGAATGATCACACTCCTTGCAACAGATGGTATTGGTGGACTGCAg GTTTGCagagagaaaaataaggaaCCACAAATCTGGGAAGATGTGCATCATATTCATGG GGCAGTTATTGTTAACATTGGTGATATGATGGAGAGATGGACCAATTGTTTATTTAG GTCAACATTGCACAGAGTCATGCCAACAGGACAAGAACGCTTTTcg GTGGCATTCTTCCTTGATCCTGCTGATGATTGTATTGTTGAATGCTTGGAAAGTTGTTGTAGCGAGTCAAATCCTCCAAG ATTTCCTCCCATAAGGAGTGGTGACTATCTGAAAGAGAAGTTCATGATGACTTATGGCTCTTGA